The following are encoded together in the Hemicordylus capensis ecotype Gifberg chromosome 4, rHemCap1.1.pri, whole genome shotgun sequence genome:
- the LOC128353011 gene encoding mas-related G-protein coupled receptor member H-like has product MDIHLNYSDFSTGIKNMSFPFQMDYTVPLLEENYEYSYFKFYELIILNIVIAVCMFGWVENSYVIWLLSFCNKANPFRVYFLNLAIADLGMLMLLPFTFTLFVVKSFSGLSRHIQNLNITLHYVFCLAYAASFCFLTIISMERCLSVLSPLCYQSHRPRCLSSRLTFLIWTLCAFFYGMQISFYLVYEFSFSPVDKILFIVIFWILPSLTVVFTVILLAKICCNSQRQLSGNLNSVVLLLPFVTIVHSLLVIIGSRYYRKYFDIIFVLFNLASSISSSIKPIVYYLVAKRWRCCSMEPLKVALQRLFQDEADSVETYELTNMNTDGEEACCISTTCSPERTPHP; this is encoded by the coding sequence ATGGACATCCATCTCAACTACAGTGATTTTAGTACAGGCATCAAGAACATGTCTTTTCCATTCCAGATGGACTACACTGTGCCACTTTTGGAAGAAAACTATGAATACAGCTATTTTAAATTCTATGAACTGATCATCCTCAACATTGTCATTGCTGTCTGCATGTTTGGATGGGTGGAAAACAGTTATGTTATCTGGCTGCTCAGCTTTTGCAATAAGGCGAATCCTTTCAGGGTCTACTTTCTGAATTTGGCTATAGCTGACTTGGGCATGCTCATGCTTTTGCCCTTTACTTTCACCCTTTTTGTTGTTAAGTCCTTCAGTGGATTATCACGTCATATCCAGAATTTGAATATAACACTGCACTATGTCTTTTGCTTAGCGTATGCTGCCAGTTTCTGTTTCCTGACCATCATCAGCATGGAGAGGTGTCTTTCTGTCCTTTCCCCACTCTGTTACCAAAGCCATCGACCACGATGCCTTTCTTCTAGACTGACATTCCTGATCTGGACTCTGTGTGCCTTTTTCTACGGGATGCAAATTTCATTTTACCTTGTATATGAGTTCAGTTTTTCCCCAGTGGACAAGATTCTGTTCATTGTGATCTTCTGGATTCTTCCTTCGCTTACAGTTGTCTTCACTGTGATCCTTCTTGCCAAGATCTGTTGCAACTCTCAGCGGCAACTGTCAGGAAATTTAAATAGTGTTGTTCTTTTGCTCCCCTTTGTCACCATCGTCCATAGTCTTTTGGTTATCATAGGCTCCAGATACTACCGCAAGTATTTTGATATTATTTTTGTACTTTTTAATCTTGCCTCTTCCATCAGCAGTAGCATCAAGCCAATAGTTTATTACCTGGTAGCGAAACGATGGCGGTGTTGCTCCATGGAACCCCTGAAAGTAGCATTGCAGAGGCTTTTCCAGGATGAAGCAGATTCTGTAGAAACGTACGAGTTGACTAACATGAACACAGATGGTGAAGAAGCTTGCTGTATCTCAACCACATGCAGTCCAGAAAGAACCCCACATCCTTGA